A region from the Kribbella shirazensis genome encodes:
- a CDS encoding TetR/AcrR family transcriptional regulator, which yields MPEPAGNRRRGPRRTLTEDQILDAALTLLDEGGSDAASVRGIAAKVGVAPNGVYTYFPDKAAVVKALVERLLGEVDHGIFVDRGQPWRQRVESLALDLRTRLSAHPGVVPLMIGGPMDGPNALALNERLLEVLADAGVDPADAARAAYLLIVYVFGSIALEVADLHQPGPLPPERERIDTRLRAFAATPAERYPHTAAAAAELAGYISTDQYLWGLRRVLDGIATTAARAGEADS from the coding sequence ATGCCAGAACCAGCCGGGAATCGCCGCCGCGGACCGCGCCGGACACTGACCGAGGACCAGATCCTCGACGCCGCCCTGACCCTGCTCGACGAGGGTGGATCCGACGCCGCCTCGGTACGGGGCATCGCGGCGAAGGTGGGCGTCGCCCCGAACGGGGTGTACACCTACTTCCCGGACAAGGCCGCGGTAGTCAAGGCGCTGGTCGAGCGCCTGCTCGGCGAGGTCGACCACGGCATCTTCGTCGACCGCGGCCAACCCTGGCGGCAACGCGTGGAGTCCCTCGCCCTGGACCTCAGGACACGACTCTCTGCACATCCCGGCGTTGTCCCGCTGATGATCGGCGGCCCCATGGACGGGCCCAACGCTCTCGCCCTGAACGAACGGCTCCTCGAAGTCCTCGCCGACGCCGGCGTCGATCCGGCGGACGCCGCGCGCGCCGCGTATCTGCTGATCGTCTACGTGTTCGGCTCGATCGCGCTCGAGGTAGCCGACCTGCACCAGCCCGGGCCACTGCCACCAGAGAGGGAACGGATCGACACGCGACTCCGCGCCTTCGCGGCCACACCCGCCGAGCGCTACCCGCATACCGCCGCAGCGGCCGCCGAGCTCGCCGGCTACATCTCCACCGACCAGTACCTGTGGGGACTTCGCCGAGTGCTCGACGGCATCGCCACAACCGCCGCCCGCGCCGGAGAAGCCGACAGCTAA
- a CDS encoding TetR/AcrR family transcriptional regulator produces MPERLDGSREERPRLSRERVLRGAVAVADAGGIDSLTIRSLAQSLGAKPMSVYYYVANKDEILDGIIDLVFSEIELPTPGGDWRAEIRRRAHSARRVLRAHPWAIGLMESRTSPGPATLRHHDMVIATLRAAGFSHVLTAHAYALLDSYTYGFVLQEVGLPFDGSDTVADVAEPIMERFSTGDYPHLVEMATDYYLRPGYDFGAEFEWGLNLLLDALMARAT; encoded by the coding sequence ATGCCTGAACGCTTGGACGGCAGCCGCGAGGAGCGTCCCCGGCTCAGCCGGGAACGCGTGCTGCGGGGCGCCGTTGCCGTGGCCGACGCAGGCGGCATCGATTCCTTGACGATTCGCTCACTTGCTCAGAGCCTGGGCGCGAAGCCGATGTCGGTGTACTACTACGTCGCCAACAAGGACGAGATCCTCGACGGCATCATCGACCTGGTCTTCAGCGAGATCGAACTGCCCACACCCGGCGGTGACTGGCGTGCGGAGATCCGCCGGCGGGCTCATTCGGCCCGCCGGGTGCTGCGTGCCCACCCCTGGGCTATCGGGCTGATGGAGTCGCGCACGAGTCCAGGCCCGGCGACTCTGCGGCACCACGACATGGTCATCGCCACCCTCCGGGCCGCTGGCTTCTCTCACGTATTGACCGCGCATGCCTACGCCCTGCTCGACAGCTACACCTACGGCTTCGTGCTCCAGGAGGTCGGCCTGCCCTTCGATGGCTCAGACACCGTCGCCGATGTCGCGGAGCCGATCATGGAGAGATTCTCCACCGGCGACTACCCCCACCTCGTGGAGATGGCGACCGACTACTACCTGCGGCCCGGTTACGACTTCGGCGCCGAGTTCGAATGGGGACTGAACCTGCTCCTCGACGCGCTCATGGCGCGGGCAACGTAA
- a CDS encoding DUF4386 domain-containing protein translates to MTGTEARHQAPPGPSLAGAREITALRQAGLVAGVGILAMAVLSGFGIFYVGEGLMTPGDTASTVEDIAASDGLFRWGTASLYAVVVLDVVVAWALFRFLRPVSSGLARLAAWFRLAYAGVFMLAIGQLAGIPDLVASDQYSSLFTAEQIQGQTLLKIDAFDDLWMAGLILFGIHLTLVGYLAYRSGYVPKLLGVLLVIAGAGYVFDSLASTVLASPPGSVATVTFVGEFLLALWLVARGRRISLEADGHGL, encoded by the coding sequence ATGACAGGCACAGAGGCGCGACACCAGGCACCACCAGGTCCCAGCCTCGCGGGGGCCCGTGAGATCACCGCGTTACGGCAGGCCGGCCTCGTCGCGGGGGTCGGGATCCTGGCCATGGCGGTCCTTTCGGGCTTCGGGATCTTCTACGTCGGCGAAGGGCTGATGACGCCTGGCGACACAGCCAGCACGGTCGAGGACATCGCGGCATCCGACGGCCTGTTCCGCTGGGGGACCGCGAGCCTGTACGCGGTGGTGGTACTCGACGTGGTGGTCGCATGGGCGCTCTTCCGGTTCCTCCGTCCGGTGAGCAGCGGGCTCGCGCGGCTCGCGGCCTGGTTCCGGCTCGCCTACGCGGGAGTCTTCATGCTGGCCATCGGCCAGCTCGCGGGCATCCCCGACCTGGTGGCCTCCGACCAGTACTCGAGCTTGTTCACCGCCGAGCAGATCCAGGGCCAGACCCTCCTCAAGATCGATGCGTTCGACGACCTCTGGATGGCCGGGCTGATCCTCTTCGGGATCCATCTGACGCTCGTCGGCTACCTGGCCTATCGCTCGGGCTATGTCCCGAAGCTGCTGGGCGTCCTGCTCGTCATCGCCGGTGCTGGCTACGTGTTCGACAGCCTCGCCTCGACAGTCCTCGCGAGTCCGCCAGGCAGCGTCGCCACGGTCACCTTCGTCGGTGAGTTCCTCCTGGCGCTCTGGCTCGTTGCCCGCGGTCGCCGCATCTCGCTGGAAGCAGATGGTCATGGTCTCTGA
- a CDS encoding NAD(P)-dependent alcohol dehydrogenase — protein MVSEQLGPVTAHMPAIVQDAYGDASVLRHQRIARPEVADDEVLVRVHAAGLDRGTWHLMAGKPYLMRIAGLGFRRPKARVPGRDLAGTVETVGSAVTRFAVGDEVYGIGRGSFAEYAVAVEGKLASKPASLSFEQAAVVPISAGTALQALTDHGRIAAGQRVLIIGASGGVGSYAIQLAKAFGADVTGVASTAKLDLVRSLGADRVLDYTRDDYADGTDHYDLILDIAGNPKLSRLRRALTPTGTAVLVGGEDGGNLTGGMNRSLRALVLSLFVGQRLAWFVAKERAGDLEQLTELIEAGQVTPSIDRTYPLDQVPDAMRQLASGQVRGKAVITI, from the coding sequence ATGGTCTCTGAGCAACTGGGCCCGGTCACCGCCCACATGCCGGCAATCGTTCAGGATGCGTACGGCGACGCCAGCGTGCTGCGCCACCAGCGCATCGCCCGTCCTGAAGTCGCCGACGACGAGGTCTTGGTCCGGGTGCATGCGGCGGGCCTGGATCGTGGCACCTGGCACCTGATGGCGGGCAAGCCGTACCTGATGCGGATCGCGGGTCTCGGCTTCCGCCGACCGAAGGCCCGGGTACCCGGGCGTGATCTCGCCGGAACGGTCGAGACCGTCGGGTCCGCAGTGACCAGGTTCGCCGTCGGCGACGAGGTGTACGGCATCGGCCGCGGGTCGTTCGCGGAGTACGCCGTGGCCGTCGAGGGCAAGCTGGCCAGCAAGCCGGCGAGCCTCTCGTTCGAGCAGGCCGCCGTGGTTCCGATCTCGGCCGGCACCGCACTCCAGGCCCTGACAGACCATGGCCGGATCGCGGCGGGTCAACGGGTGCTGATCATCGGCGCGTCCGGCGGCGTCGGCAGCTACGCCATACAACTGGCCAAGGCCTTCGGGGCAGACGTCACCGGCGTGGCCAGCACAGCCAAGCTGGACCTGGTGCGATCTCTCGGCGCTGACCGAGTCCTCGACTACACCCGCGACGACTACGCCGACGGCACAGACCACTACGACCTGATCCTCGACATCGCGGGAAACCCGAAGCTGTCCCGTCTGCGCCGCGCGCTGACGCCCACGGGGACGGCCGTGTTGGTCGGCGGCGAGGACGGCGGCAACCTGACCGGCGGGATGAACCGGTCGCTGCGGGCGCTGGTGCTCTCGCTGTTCGTGGGCCAGCGGCTGGCCTGGTTCGTCGCCAAGGAGCGGGCCGGCGACCTCGAGCAGCTCACCGAGCTCATTGAGGCCGGCCAGGTGACGCCGAGCATCGACCGGACCTACCCGCTGGATCAAGTGCCCGACGCGATGCGACAGCTCGCGTCCGGGCAGGTCCGCGGCAAGGCCGTCATCACCATCTGA
- a CDS encoding DUF4386 domain-containing protein, which translates to MTTTALPPISGDRGRGVLPTEARDPRTGSRMWTSRLIGALFLAGFVIYGTGSILVNSVVDGPDFLAGVSARQTTLALGAFLMIATTAVDIGKAVLIFPVLERNGKRTAVAYLATMIFEMALMTVGVLALLMILPLADQADQLGRDAAQALGSLAVDANEMAYQIGQLSLGFGAMFLCALLFRTGLLPKWLAGWGLVGYAVHTAGAAAEIFGASISLVLLIPGGIFEVTLAFWLLIKGFTPAAYDRSPAQSGQ; encoded by the coding sequence ATGACTACGACCGCACTACCTCCGATCTCGGGCGACCGCGGCCGCGGCGTCCTACCCACCGAAGCCAGAGATCCCCGGACCGGTTCACGGATGTGGACGTCCCGGCTGATCGGAGCCCTGTTCCTGGCCGGATTCGTCATCTATGGGACCGGCTCGATCCTGGTGAACTCCGTCGTCGACGGCCCCGACTTCCTCGCCGGCGTCAGCGCCCGGCAGACGACCCTGGCCCTCGGGGCGTTTCTGATGATCGCAACCACTGCGGTCGACATCGGCAAGGCCGTTCTGATCTTCCCGGTCCTGGAACGCAACGGCAAACGCACCGCAGTGGCCTACCTTGCCACGATGATCTTCGAGATGGCCCTGATGACCGTCGGGGTGCTCGCGCTGCTCATGATCCTCCCGCTCGCGGACCAGGCCGATCAACTCGGACGCGACGCTGCCCAGGCGCTTGGATCGCTCGCGGTCGATGCGAACGAGATGGCCTACCAGATCGGCCAACTCTCGCTCGGGTTCGGAGCCATGTTCCTGTGTGCGCTGCTGTTCCGTACTGGCCTGCTTCCCAAGTGGCTAGCGGGCTGGGGCCTGGTCGGCTACGCGGTGCACACGGCCGGCGCCGCTGCCGAGATCTTCGGGGCTTCCATCAGCCTGGTGCTGCTCATTCCTGGCGGCATCTTCGAGGTGACGTTGGCGTTCTGGCTCCTGATCAAGGGATTCACGCCGGCGGCGTACGACCGATCACCAGCTCAGTCCGGCCAATGA